One region of Seriola aureovittata isolate HTS-2021-v1 ecotype China chromosome 15, ASM2101889v1, whole genome shotgun sequence genomic DNA includes:
- the LOC130182216 gene encoding methyltransferase-like protein 27: protein MALTQRTFETVKGVVASVRGTATVGEKMAFYDTWAGNYDQDVAVLDYHAASQAASVISSYFSGDREAAVVLDVACGTGLVAKQMKLDGFGHFVGIDGSKAMLDVAQEKELYQDLKQCILGEQLLPAKTGSFDLVVICGALSVDHVPLRVVRELCSACKPGGYVCMTCRHGHDNLPYKAALERELKQMEEEGLWSCVAVTEVENWAREVSGAEGSYISGSVYLYKKL from the exons ATGGCATTGACGCAAAGAACATTTGAAACTGTAAAAGGAGTGGTTGCATCTGTTCGCGGTACGGCTACAGTTGGCGAAAAAATGGCTTTCTATGACACCTGGGCAGGGAACTATGATCAG GACGTGGCAGTTCTGGACTACCACGCAGCAAGTCAAGCAGCAAGCGTCATCTCCTCCTATTTCAGTGGTGACCGTGAAGCAGCTGTTGTACTGGACGTGGCTTGTGGCACAGGACTGGTGGCAAAGCAG atgAAACTCGAtggttttggacattttgtggGCATTGATGGAAGCAAGGCTATGCTGGACGTGGCCCAAGAGAAAGAGTTGTACCAAGACCTCAAACAATGCATTTTGGGAGAACAGCTGCTACCTGCCAAAACAG GATCATTTGATTTGGTTGTGATCTGTGGGGCACTGAGTGTGGATCACGTTCCTTTACGTGTAGTCAGAGAGTTGTGCAGCGCCTGCAAACCAG GTGGCTACGTTTGTATGACGTGCAGACATGGCCATGACAATCTGCCATACAAAGCTGCCCTGGAGCGTGAGCTGAAGCAAATGGAGGAAGAGGGGCTCTGGAGCTGTGTAGCTGTCACTGAGGTGGAAAACTGGGCAAGAGAAGTGTCGGGGGCGGAGGGCAGCTACATATCTGGTTCTGTTTACCTCTACAAGAAACTGTAG
- the LOC130182215 gene encoding methyltransferase-like protein 27 isoform X1: MMSAATNTFESVKAVILSAHKSTTSTDKVNFYNSWAENYDQDVTVLDYRAPSLAANSISSHFSGSREAAVVLDVACGTGLVAKQMKRLGFGHFVGVDGSEAMLELARDSGLYQDLKLSMLGEETLPVQWADSFDVVVIVGALSVGQVPAAVVRELCKSTKPGGYICMTTRSNRDNLEYKGALERELKQMEEEGLWSCVEVTEVEDWERAVSEQEDGYISGAVYLYKKLQL; encoded by the exons ATGATGTCAGCTGCCACTAACACTTTTGAAAGTGTGAAAGCAGTTATCTTATCAGCGCATAAGAGCACTACATCAACGGACAAGGTCAACTTCTACAACTCCTGGGCAGAGAATTATGATCAG GATGTCACTGTTTTGGACTACCGTGCACCAAGTCTTGCAGCGAACAGCATCTCCTCCCATTTCAGTGGTTCCCGGGAAGCAGCTGTTGTGTTGGATGTGGCCTGTGGTACAGGACTGGTGGCCAAACAG ATGAAGAGGCTTGGATTCGGACATTTTGTGGGTGTGGATGGAAGCGAGGCTATGCTGGAGTTGGCCAGAGACAGCGGGTTGTACCAGGACCTAAAGCTGTCCATGCTGGGAGAGGAGACACTTCCTGTCCAGTGGG cagatTCGTTTGATGTGGTTGTAATTGTTGGAGCTCTGAGTGTTGGTCAGGTCCCGGCCGCTGTGGTTAGAGAGCTGTGCAAATCCACTAAACCAG GTGGCTACATTTGCATGACAACCAGAAGCAACCGTGACAACCTGGAATACAAAGGCGCCCTGGAGCGTGAGCTGAagcagatggaggaagaggggcTTTGGAGTTGTGTAGAGGTCACTGAGGTGGAAGACTGGGAGAGGGCCGTGTCAGAGCAGGAGGACGGCTACATATCTGGTGCTGTGTATCTTTATAAGAAGCTACAACTATAG
- the LOC130182215 gene encoding methyltransferase-like protein 27 isoform X2: MMSAATNTFESVKAVILSAHKSTTSTDKVNFYNSWAENYDQDVTVLDYRAPSLAANSISSHFSGSREAAVVLDVACGTGLVAKQMKRLGFGHFVGVDGSEAMLELARDSGLYQDLKLSMLGEETLPVQWDSFDVVVIVGALSVGQVPAAVVRELCKSTKPGGYICMTTRSNRDNLEYKGALERELKQMEEEGLWSCVEVTEVEDWERAVSEQEDGYISGAVYLYKKLQL, translated from the exons ATGATGTCAGCTGCCACTAACACTTTTGAAAGTGTGAAAGCAGTTATCTTATCAGCGCATAAGAGCACTACATCAACGGACAAGGTCAACTTCTACAACTCCTGGGCAGAGAATTATGATCAG GATGTCACTGTTTTGGACTACCGTGCACCAAGTCTTGCAGCGAACAGCATCTCCTCCCATTTCAGTGGTTCCCGGGAAGCAGCTGTTGTGTTGGATGTGGCCTGTGGTACAGGACTGGTGGCCAAACAG ATGAAGAGGCTTGGATTCGGACATTTTGTGGGTGTGGATGGAAGCGAGGCTATGCTGGAGTTGGCCAGAGACAGCGGGTTGTACCAGGACCTAAAGCTGTCCATGCTGGGAGAGGAGACACTTCCTGTCCAGTGGG atTCGTTTGATGTGGTTGTAATTGTTGGAGCTCTGAGTGTTGGTCAGGTCCCGGCCGCTGTGGTTAGAGAGCTGTGCAAATCCACTAAACCAG GTGGCTACATTTGCATGACAACCAGAAGCAACCGTGACAACCTGGAATACAAAGGCGCCCTGGAGCGTGAGCTGAagcagatggaggaagaggggcTTTGGAGTTGTGTAGAGGTCACTGAGGTGGAAGACTGGGAGAGGGCCGTGTCAGAGCAGGAGGACGGCTACATATCTGGTGCTGTGTATCTTTATAAGAAGCTACAACTATAG